The Flavobacterium sp. 123 genome contains a region encoding:
- the pcaF gene encoding 3-oxoadipyl-CoA thiolase has protein sequence MSTEAYIIDGIRTPIGSFGGTLSAIRADDLAAIVIKELVERNPTIPTDAIDDVILGCHNQAGEDNRNVARMASLLAGLPVTVPGETVNRLCASGMSAIINASRAIKSGDGDVFIAGGVEHMTHGPLVISKSSKAYGTDAKMEDSSFGWRFVNPKMKEMYGVDPMGITAENLVDLYNISREDQDLFSYNSQMKAARAQENKVLAQEIIPVRIPQRKGEAILFSEDEFIRESTTVATLAKLKPAFKADGTVTAGNASGLNDGAAVTFVASGNAVKKYNLKPLARIVSSAVVGVEPRIMGIGPVTATQNALAKAGLTLADIDIIELNEAFAAQGLACIRALGLEDDDPRINVNGGAIALGHPLGMSGTRIVHSAALSLKRLGKKYALATMCIGVGQGYAVIIESV, from the coding sequence ATGAGTACAGAAGCTTATATAATTGATGGAATCAGAACACCAATAGGAAGTTTTGGAGGAACATTATCTGCTATTAGAGCGGATGATTTAGCCGCTATTGTCATCAAAGAATTGGTAGAAAGAAATCCAACTATTCCAACTGATGCTATTGATGATGTTATTTTAGGATGTCACAATCAAGCAGGTGAAGATAATCGCAATGTAGCTCGTATGGCGTCTTTATTAGCAGGATTGCCAGTAACTGTTCCAGGAGAAACAGTAAATCGTTTATGCGCCTCCGGAATGTCAGCGATAATCAATGCATCAAGAGCCATAAAATCGGGAGATGGTGATGTTTTTATTGCTGGTGGAGTAGAGCATATGACGCATGGTCCGTTAGTGATTTCAAAATCATCAAAAGCGTATGGAACTGATGCTAAAATGGAAGATTCTAGTTTTGGATGGCGTTTTGTAAACCCAAAAATGAAAGAAATGTATGGGGTAGATCCTATGGGTATTACAGCAGAAAATTTGGTTGATTTATATAATATCAGCCGAGAGGATCAAGATTTGTTTTCTTATAATTCACAAATGAAAGCGGCTAGAGCTCAAGAAAATAAAGTTTTGGCACAAGAAATTATTCCGGTTCGTATTCCGCAACGCAAAGGGGAAGCAATTCTTTTTTCTGAAGATGAGTTTATTAGAGAAAGTACTACTGTTGCAACATTAGCTAAATTAAAACCAGCTTTTAAAGCAGACGGAACGGTAACAGCAGGAAATGCATCTGGATTAAATGATGGAGCAGCAGTTACTTTTGTTGCTTCAGGGAATGCTGTAAAAAAATACAATTTAAAACCATTGGCCCGAATAGTTAGTTCAGCCGTGGTTGGTGTTGAACCGCGCATTATGGGCATTGGTCCTGTTACTGCTACCCAAAACGCTTTGGCGAAAGCCGGATTAACATTGGCAGATATTGATATTATTGAATTGAACGAAGCTTTTGCAGCACAAGGTTTAGCTTGTATAAGAGCACTAGGACTTGAAGATGATGATCCTAGAATTAACGTAAACGGAGGAGCTATTGCATTAGGTCATCCGTTAGGAATGTCAGGAACGAGAATTGTCCATTCAGCAGCCTTATCATTAAAACGTCTTGGTAAAAAATATGCATTAGCAACTATGTGTATTGGTGTTGGACAGGGATATGCTGTAATTATAGAAAGCGTTTAA
- a CDS encoding TetR/AcrR family transcriptional regulator, whose translation MSKKKDILKAALQLFTENGERATSTKSIASEAETSEALIFRHFGTKEKLLEEIIKNGYQESTKLISQFLHEENGLEYILKIVEVPRILVHAHPNFWKMQHKIIALNLLSQKHHDFFMKPCYDRLKIAFSELNYENPALEAKLLLIYIDGMWKHFASRQLDSKTETALTALVQQKYRAHN comes from the coding sequence ATGAGCAAAAAAAAGGACATCCTTAAAGCTGCTCTCCAACTGTTTACAGAAAACGGAGAACGAGCTACTTCTACAAAATCAATTGCTTCTGAAGCAGAAACATCAGAGGCATTGATTTTTCGACATTTTGGTACAAAAGAAAAATTATTGGAGGAAATTATTAAGAATGGCTACCAAGAGTCAACTAAACTAATTTCGCAGTTTTTGCATGAAGAAAACGGATTGGAATATATTTTAAAGATTGTTGAGGTTCCTAGAATTTTGGTTCATGCGCATCCTAATTTTTGGAAAATGCAACACAAAATCATAGCGTTAAATTTGCTTTCGCAAAAGCACCATGATTTTTTTATGAAACCATGTTATGATAGATTAAAGATTGCTTTCTCAGAATTGAATTATGAAAATCCAGCTTTAGAAGCTAAATTATTGCTTATTTATATTGATGGAATGTGGAAACATTTTGCTTCCCGGCAATTAGATTCAAAAACGGAAACAGCGCTAACTGCATTAGTACAGCAAAAATACAGGGCTCATAATTAA